Proteins from one Mercurialis annua linkage group LG7, ddMerAnnu1.2, whole genome shotgun sequence genomic window:
- the LOC126655738 gene encoding dolichyl-diphosphooligosaccharide--protein glycosyltransferase subunit 2 codes for MARSRNNNSVGGFQFLIYVALICSVSASASIFYPISDSHRSAASELFSPIDGSFSSLRETYEALRTFEILGIDKKPDVSVAACQSVVETLGSSSSASKDIFYALKANRVLKCEVKEEVYERVVSELQSSVKSASSLLNFYHSVGSLVLIKDQLSKDDLYLGDAEGIFRSIKALSQSDGRWRYSSNNPESSTFAAGLALETLAGVISLSSSEIDQSLIGTTKNDILKLFDSIEKYDDGAFYFDEKLVDAHEHQGSLSTTSSVVRGLIEFADVTSGSLNLPSEKVVGLAKFFLGIGIPGDAQDLFNQVDSLAYLERNRVTIPLILSLPATVLSLSKKDTLKVKVNTVLGSNAPSLTVKLVRIYSSGSKDTSITENQELNFDSESGIFFLDALPKSIDVGKYIFVFETLLHDDAHKNIYTTGGQTKVPIFVTGVIKIDNAGIEVLESDLGITEVQKKLDLAGENLVSLPANHLQKLRLSFKLTTPLGNAFKPHQAIFKLKHETDVEHVFIVGNSGKKFEIVLDFLGLVEKFYYLSGRYNIQLTVGDAVMENSFLKAIGHIDLDLPEAPESAPRPPPQPVDLYSRYGPKAEINHIFRAPEKHPAKELSLAFLGLTLVPFIGFLIGLLRLGVNLKNFPSSAVSATFAFLFHLGIGAVLLLYALFWLKLDLFTTLKALSFLGVFLMFVGHRILSHLASASSKLKSA; via the exons ATGGCTAGAAGTAGAAATAATAACAGTGTCGGCGGATTTCAATTTCTGATCTATGTAGCATTAATCTGCTCAGTTTCTGCTTCCGCTTCGATCTTTTATCCGATCTCCGATTCTCACCGATCTGCCGCTTCGGAACTTTTTTCGCCGATCGACGGTTCATTTAGCAG TTTGCGAGAAACATATGAGGCGCTTCGGACATTTGAGATTCTTGGAATTGACAAAAAGCCTGACGTAAGCGTCGCAGCTTGTCAGTCTGTAGTGGAAACCCTTGGGTCTTCATCTTCAGCTTCCAAGGATATTTTCTATGCTCTTAAAGCGAATAGAGTTTTAAAATGTGAAGTCAAAGAGGAAGTTTATGAG CGAGTTGTTTCCGAACTTCAAAGTTCTGTAAAGAGTGCAAGTTCGTTGCTTAATTTCTACCATTCCGTTGGAAGTTTGGTACTTATCAAG GATCAATTATCTAAAGATGATCTATACCTTGGAGATGCTGAAGGAATTTTTCGCTCGATCAAG GCTTTGAGCCAGAGTGATGGAAGATGGCGCTATAGCTCTAATAATCCTGAGTCTAGTACCTTTGCTGCAG GTTTAGCACTTGAAACTCTTGCTGGAGTGATCTCGCTCTCATCTTCTGAGATTGACCAGTCTCtg ATTGGCACAACTAAGAATGATATATTAAAGCTTTTTGACAGCATTGAGAAGTATG ATGATGGAGCCTTTTACTTTGATGAGAAGCTGGTTGATGCGCATGAACATCAAGGTTCTCTTTCAACTACATCTTCTGTTGTCAGAGGATTGATAGAATTTGCAGATGTGACCTCAGGAAGCTTAAAT CTGCCTAGCGAAAAAGTTGTGGGTTTGGCCAAGTTCTTCCTCGGCATTGGGATTCCTGGTGATGCTCAAGATCTATTCAACCAAGTAGACTCGTTGGCTTATCTGGAGAGAAATAG GGTGACCATTCCCTTAATATTGTCTCTTCCAGCAACTGTTCTTTCTTTGTCCAAGAAGGACACCCTTAAG GTTAAGGTGAATACCGTTCTTGGCTCAAATGCACCTTCTCTGACAGTAAAACTCGTACGAATTTACAGTTCTGGTTCAAAGGATACTTCCATAACTGAGAACCAG GAACTCAATTTTGACTCTGAAAGTGGCATATTTTTCTTGGATGCTTTGCCAAAGAGCATTGATGTTGGAAAatacatttttgtttttgag ACTCTGCTTCATGACGATgctcataaaaatatttacaccaCGGGAGGCCAAACTAAAGTTCCAATATTTGTTACTGGAGTTATCAAAATTGACAATGCTGGAATAGAAGTGCTTGAAAGTGATCTCGGGATCACAGAAGTTCAAAAAAA GCTAGATTTGGCTGGAGAAAATCTTGTATCTTTACCAGCTAACCACCTCCAGAAGTTGCGGCTGTCATTCAAATTGACAACTCCTCTTGGCAATGCTTTTAAGCCACATCAG GCAATTTTCAAGTTGAAACATGAGACTGATGTGGAGCATGTCTTTATTGTGGGAAACTCTGGAAAGAAGTTTGAGATAGTACTG GATTTTCTTGGATTGGTTGAGAAATTTTATTATCTATCGGGCAGATATAACATCCAGCTCACTGTTGGTGATGCTGTTATG GAGAACTCTTTCTTAAAGGCCATTGGTCATATTGACCTAGACCTACCAGAAGCACCTGAGAGTGCACCACGTCCGCCTCCACAGCCTGTTGATCTTTACTCAAGATACGGTCCAAAAGCAGAAATTAACCACATCTTCAGGGCACCTGAAAAGCACCCAGCTAAGGAGTTATCTCTAGCCTTCTTGGGTCTTACACTTGTGCCATTTATTGGATTCTTAATTGGG CTATTGCGTCTAGGGGTGAATTTGAAGAACTTCCCATCTTCAGCTGTATCTGCCACATTTGCCTTCCTATTCCATTTGGGAATTGGAGCAGTTTTGCTACTCTATGCGCTTTTCTGGCTGAAG TTGGATCTTTTCACAACATTGAAAGCACTTAGTTTCTTGGGAGTTTTTCTAATGTTCGTTGGACACAGAATCCTCTCCCACCTGGCTTCGGCGTCATCCAAGTTGAAATCTGCTTGA
- the LOC126654711 gene encoding uncharacterized protein LOC126654711 encodes MEDNISSSSTPTIQGQKRRRQEDNEPETSEDVDQTPLLEESLIFSDTLVALRIMRAQFPRIDKVSIRPFILRSQLYSSVKDRTLVDRELESLRRERQLRIFKLNTGQDDHAIMFLDDYLAQMDRVVKPMEEKKQEHSDVFEWFRTHVIDVKLEPSIGHQELCLLLSEGGKVKDEHISLLINAGLLTRQLIDPNMYWFAIPNIGSILKGLSQGRKELLSLLSRRRYKEMMLAPLEKKRLRFSLLDMRFHLRDLIGSGHLKTISTPTGLVVRVSKD; translated from the exons ATGGAGGATAACATTTCTTCATCATCAACACCAACAATCCAAGGTCAAAAACGCCGTCGTCAGGAAGACAACGAACCTGAAACCAGCGAGGACGTCGATCAAACTCCATTACTCG aGGAAAGTCTCATTTTTAGCGACACATTGGTGGCGCTGCGCATCATGCGAGCTCAATTTCCTCGAATTGACAAG GTCTCGATTCGACCATTCATCCTACGTTCGCAATTATACAGCAGTGTAAAAGACAGGACACTAGTTGATAGAGAACTAGAG TCTTTAAGAAGGGAGAGACAATTGCGTATTTTTAAACTTAACACCGGACAGGACGATCATGCTATAATGTTTTTAGATGACTATCTAGCTCAG ATGGATCGTGTTGTGAAGCCAATGGAAGAGAAAAAGCAAGAACATTCTGATGTTTTTGAGTGGTTTAGAACTCATGTTATTGATGTTAAATTGGAACCTAGTATTGGCCATCAAGAGCTT TGCTTGCTCTTATCCGAAGGTGGAAAGGTGAAGGATGAACACATTTCGCTTTTGATCAATGCTGGTCTTCTT ACTCGCCAACTGATTGACCCAAACATGTACTGGTTTGCAATTCCAAACATTGGCTCAATACTTAAGGGCCTTTCTCAG GGTAGAAAGGAGCTGTTATCTCTTTTAAGCCGCAGGAGATATAAAGAAATGATGTTGGCTCCTTTAGAGAAGAAGCGTCTTCGATTCTCTCTACTCGACATGAGATTTCACCTCCGTGACCTGATTGGTTCAGGTCACCTAAAAACTATCAGTACCCCAACTGGCTTAGTCGTTCGTGTTTCAAAGGATTAA